One Myotis daubentonii chromosome 12, mMyoDau2.1, whole genome shotgun sequence genomic region harbors:
- the MFSD2B gene encoding sphingosine-1-phosphate transporter MFSD2B — protein MEAAPGGSPAPAVEAPAPQPEAQTLEPRSDRRAGRLSFCTKVCYGIGGVPNQVASSATAFYLQLFLLDVAQIPAAQVSLVLFGGRVSGAAADPVAGFFISRSRRTGSGRLMPWVLGCMPFTALAYFFLWYLPPFTNLRGLWYMTFYCLFQALSTFFQVPYTALTMLLTPSPRERDSATAYRMTMEMAGTLLGAAAHGLIVSGAHGPHSCEDAEFPGPGAVSPHATCLYSVAAAAVAVTYPVCGGLLCLGVKERPDPSAPASSQGISFLAGLGLIVRHPPYLKLVISFLFISAAVQVEQSYLVLFCTHASQLHDHVQSLVLTILVSAVLSTPLWEWVLQRFGKRVSAFGICVMVPFVILLAAVPTAPVAYVVAFVSGVSIALSLLLPWSMLPDVVDDFQLQHQHGPGIETIFYSSYVFFTKLSGAGALGISTLSLEFAGYEAGACKQAEQVVVTLKVLIGAVPTCMILTGLCILMVGPGPKVPSQDSSHQLSLRRRTSYSLAAS, from the exons ATGGAGGCGGCCCCTGGAGGGTCCCCGGCCCCAGCGGTGGAGGCGCCCGCGCCCCAGCCGGAGGCGCAGACCCTGGAGCCCCGCTCG GACAGAAGAGCTGGTCGCCTCTCATTCTGTACGAAGGTTTGCTATGGCATTGGCGGCGTCCCCAATCAGGTGGCCTCCAGCGCCACGGCCTTTTACCTGCAGCTCTTCCTGCTAGATGTGGCACAG ATCCCTGCTGCCCAGGTGTCACTTGTCCTGTTTGGAGGGAGGGTGTCGGGAGCAGCTGCTGACCCTGTGGCTGGGTTCTTCATCAGCAGAAGCAGGAGGACAGGGTCTGGACGACTCATGCCCTG ggtgcTGGGCTGCATGCCCTTCACCGCCTTGGCTTACTTCTTCCTGTGGTACCTGCCCCCCTTCACCAACCTCCGAGGCCTTTGGTACATGACCTTCTACTGCCTCTTCCAGGCTCTGTCCACG TTCTTCCAGGTGCCCTACACGGCGCTCACCATGCTGCTGACGCCCAGCCCccgggagcgggactccgccacCGCCTACC GGATGACCATGGAGATGGCGGGGACGCTGCTGGGAGCTGCGGCCCACGGACTCATCGTGTCCGGGGCCCACGGTCCCCACAGTTGCGAGGACGCCGAGTTCCCGGGGCCGGGCGCCGTCTCCCCCCACGCG ACTTGTCTCTACTCCGTTGCAGCCGCCGCGGTCGCTGTGACTTACCCCGTGTGCGGTGGTTTGCTCTGCTTGGGGGTGAAGGAGCGGCCAG acccctctgccccagcctccagccagggCATCAGcttcctggctgggctgggcctcaTTGTCCGGCACCCGCCCTACCTGAAGCTGGTGATCTCCTTCCTGTTCATCTCAGCAGCCGTCCAG GTGGAGCAGAGCTACCTGGTCCTGTTCTGTACACACGCCTCCCAGCTACATGACCACGTCCAGAGCCTGGTGCTAACCATCCTG GTCTCAGCTGTGCTGAGCACCCCGCTGTGGGAGTGGGTTCTGCAGCGATTTGGGAAGAGGGTGTCGGCCTTCGGGATCTGT GTGATGGTGCCTTTTGTAATCCTGTTGGCTGCTGTGCCCACAGCCCCCGTGGCATACGTCGTGGCCTTTGTGTCTGGCGTGAGCATTGCTCTGTCCTTGCTGCTACCCTG gtccATGCTCCCAGACGTGGTGGATGACTTCCAGCTGCAGCACCAGCATGGCCCTGGCATAGAGACCATCTTCTACTCGTCCTACGTCTTCTTCACGAAGCTCTCGGGCGCAGGGGCTCTGGGCATCTCCACGCTCAGTCTTGA GTTTGCGGGGTATGAGGCAGGAGCCTGCAAGCAGGCAGAGCAGGTGGTGGTGACCCTCAAGGTCCTCATCGGTGCTGTGCCCACCTGCATGATCCTCACCGGTCTTTGCATCCTCATGGTTGGCCCCGGTCCAAAGGTGCCAAGCCAGGActcctctcaccagctgagcctTCGAAG GAGGACCAGCTACAGCCTCGCTGCAAGTTAA
- the WDCP gene encoding WD repeat and coiled-coil-containing protein isoform X1, with protein MELGKGKLLRSGLNALYQAIHPVHGLVWTDGKQVVLTDVQLQRGEAKFGDSKVIGQFEHVYGVSWAPPGIADTPPLLAVQHKQHVTVWQLCPDTTGTSKPLMSQTCEIRESRPVLPQGCVWHPQSAVLTVLTARDVSIVHNVHCGDSRVKADGSAQGLIHCACWTQDGQRLLVAVGSSLHSYIWDSAQKTLQRCSFCPVLDVRSDVRSIGAAVDSQVVLATELPIGKICGLNAAETFGVPPSSEDTCLYTSPVIDAMPSVDKGAASCGTNSDTSVSPFSSSGSDPLDLTHIRFNRSEPESNALICLRKKNYLAGTDLDSSHLILVTFAQVVTQVKKVTIPGILVPDLIAFNLKAKVVAVASNTCNTIFIYSVIPAVMPNIQQIQLEGSERPKGICFLTDKLLLILIGKQKSTDSTFLPSSKSDEYVIRLTVREVTLKEEFPVTVSETQSGYTTLSALLNKAERKKPIESLSPDMCHQNTGLSLTANSSSQGERPGSTFIKEIERPPSSVCDDSIALETLEAEPVDGSATLPKPSSTPDYTSTLGPLNLPPRKNLQREKETCQLSKELEILSRKLMEVQRSLSELTDFLHNGKKSSPVYPLSQDLPYVHISYQKRYSVESVVEKRDVLLCSGKLRLSTVQQTFGLALVEMLHDSRWILLSADSEGFIPLTFTATQEILIRDGSSRSNIFRDSLSQSLDSGPCLEVFGERTAQRLDATSYSNHLG; from the exons ATGGAGTTGGGAAAAGGAAAACTTCTCAGGAGTGGGCTGAATGCATTGTATCAAGCAATACACCCAGTTCACGGCCTTGTCTGGACCGATGGGAAGCAGGTAGTCCTGACTGATGTACAGCTTCAGCGTGGAGAGGCCAAGTTTGGGGACTCGAAGGTCATTGGGCAATTTGAGCATGTGTATGGGGTGTCGTGGGCCCCACCTGGGATAGCTGACACGCCCCCTCTGCTCGCTGTCCAGCACAAGCAGCATGTCACTGTGTGGCAGCTGTGTCCCGATACCACGGGAACAAGCAAGCCGCTGATGTCTCAGACCTGCGAGATTAGAGAATCGCGCCCTGTCCTTCCCCAAGGCTGTGTGTGGCACCCACAAAGTGCTGTTCTGACGGTGCTGACTGCACGGGATGTCTCCATTGTCCATAACGTGCACTGTGGTGACTCCCGAGTAAAAGCGGACGGCAGCGCCCAGGGCCTCATTCACTGTGCGTGCTGGACCCAGGATGGCCAGCGGCTGCTGGTGGCCGTAGGCAGCAGCCTGCATTCTTACATTTGGGACAGTGCTCAGAAGACGCTTCAGCGGTGCTCCTTCTGCCCGGTATTGGATGTGCGCAGCGACGTGCGCTCCATCGGGGCCGCTGTGGACTCACAGGTCGTCCTAGCCACTGAACTTCCAATAGGTAAGATTTGTGGCTTAAATGCAGCTGAAACATTTGGCGTTCCACCCAGCAGTGAAGACACTTGTCTGTATACGTCTCCGGTTATTGATGCGATGCCCTCCGTGGATAAAGGGGCAGCCTCTTGTGGAACCAATTCCGACACATCAGTgtctcccttttcttcttccgGTTCAGATCCTCTGGATCTAACTCATATACGTTTCAATAGATCTGAGCCTGAGAGCAATGCCCTCATTTGTCtaagaaaaaagaattacttGGCAGGAACCGATCTGGATTCTTCACATTTGATTCTTGTGACCTTTGCGCAAGTGGTGACCCAGGTCAAAAAAGTCACCATTCCAGGCATTCTGGTTCCTGATCTAATAGCATTTAATCTGAAAGCAAAGGTTGTAGCCGTGGCTTCCAATACTTGTAATACAATTTTTATCTATTCTGTCATTCCAGCGGTTATGCCAAACATCCAGCAAATTCAATTAGAGGGTAGTGAGAGACCAAAAGGCATATGTTTCTTGAcagataaattattattaattttgataGGAAAACAAAAATCCACTGATTCgacatttcttccttcttcaaaGTCTGATGAGTATGTCATTCGCTTGACTGTTAGAGAAGTAACGTTGAAAGAGGAGTTTCCAGTAACAGTGAGCGAAACCCAGAGTGGCTATACTACCCTCAGTGCTCTGTTAAATAAAGCAGAGAGGAAAAAGCCAATTGAGAGTCTTTCCCCAGATATGTGTCACCAAAACACAGGACTCTCGTTAACAGCTAATAGCAGTAGTCAAGGTGAAAGGCCTGGAAGtacttttattaaagaaatcgAACGCCCTCCATCCAGTGTATGTGATGATTCCATAGCCCTGGAAACTCTAGAGGCCGAGCCTGTTGACGGGTCAGCGACACTGCCCAAACCCAGCAGCACACCAGACTACACCAGCACCCTGGGCCCTCTTAATCTCCCTCCAAGAAAGAACTTACAGCGGGAAAAGGAAACTTGTCAGCTCTCTAAGGAACTGGAAATTTTATCTAGGAAACTGATGGAAGTACAGCGAAGTCTCTCTGAACTCACAGACTTCCTACACAATGGAAAGAAGTCCTCTCCAGTGTATCCGCTCTCTCAGGATCTGCCTTACGTCCACATCTCCTACCAG AAACGTTATTCTGTAGAATCTGTTGTTGAAAAAAGAGACGTGCTTCTCTGCAGTGGCAAGCTGAGGCTCAGTACAGTGCAGCAGACTTTCGGCCTCGCTCTTGTTGAAATGCTGCATG ACTCCCGCTGGATCCTTCTCTCTGCTGATAGTGAAGGCTTCATCCCATTAACTTTTACAGCCACACAGGAAATACTCATCAGAGATGGCAGCTCCAGGTCAAATATCTTCAGAGACTCTTTGTCTCAGAGTCTTGATTCTGGTCCTTGTCTTGAAGTCTTTGGAGAACGTACAGCCCAGCGTTTAGATGCCACCAGCTATTCCAACCATCTAGGCTGA
- the WDCP gene encoding WD repeat and coiled-coil-containing protein isoform X2: MELGKGKLLRSGLNALYQAIHPVHGLVWTDGKQVVLTDVQLQRGEAKFGDSKVIGQFEHVYGVSWAPPGIADTPPLLAVQHKQHVTVWQLCPDTTGTSKPLMSQTCEIRESRPVLPQGCVWHPQSAVLTVLTARDVSIVHNVHCGDSRVKADGSAQGLIHCACWTQDGQRLLVAVGSSLHSYIWDSAQKTLQRCSFCPVLDVRSDVRSIGAAVDSQVVLATELPIGKICGLNAAETFGVPPSSEDTCLYTSPVIDAMPSVDKGAASCGTNSDTSVSPFSSSGSDPLDLTHIRFNRSEPESNALICLRKKNYLAGTDLDSSHLILVTFAQVVTQVKKVTIPGILVPDLIAFNLKAKVVAVASNTCNTIFIYSVIPAVMPNIQQIQLEGSERPKGICFLTDKLLLILIGKQKSTDSTFLPSSKSDEYVIRLTVREVTLKEEFPVTVSETQSGYTTLSALLNKAERKKPIESLSPDMCHQNTGLSLTANSSSQGERPGSTFIKEIERPPSSVCDDSIALETLEAEPVDGSATLPKPSSTPDYTSTLGPLNLPPRKNLQREKETCQLSKELEILSRKLMEVQRSLSELTDFLHNGKKSSPVYPLSQDLPYVHISYQTPAGSFSLLIVKASSH; encoded by the exons ATGGAGTTGGGAAAAGGAAAACTTCTCAGGAGTGGGCTGAATGCATTGTATCAAGCAATACACCCAGTTCACGGCCTTGTCTGGACCGATGGGAAGCAGGTAGTCCTGACTGATGTACAGCTTCAGCGTGGAGAGGCCAAGTTTGGGGACTCGAAGGTCATTGGGCAATTTGAGCATGTGTATGGGGTGTCGTGGGCCCCACCTGGGATAGCTGACACGCCCCCTCTGCTCGCTGTCCAGCACAAGCAGCATGTCACTGTGTGGCAGCTGTGTCCCGATACCACGGGAACAAGCAAGCCGCTGATGTCTCAGACCTGCGAGATTAGAGAATCGCGCCCTGTCCTTCCCCAAGGCTGTGTGTGGCACCCACAAAGTGCTGTTCTGACGGTGCTGACTGCACGGGATGTCTCCATTGTCCATAACGTGCACTGTGGTGACTCCCGAGTAAAAGCGGACGGCAGCGCCCAGGGCCTCATTCACTGTGCGTGCTGGACCCAGGATGGCCAGCGGCTGCTGGTGGCCGTAGGCAGCAGCCTGCATTCTTACATTTGGGACAGTGCTCAGAAGACGCTTCAGCGGTGCTCCTTCTGCCCGGTATTGGATGTGCGCAGCGACGTGCGCTCCATCGGGGCCGCTGTGGACTCACAGGTCGTCCTAGCCACTGAACTTCCAATAGGTAAGATTTGTGGCTTAAATGCAGCTGAAACATTTGGCGTTCCACCCAGCAGTGAAGACACTTGTCTGTATACGTCTCCGGTTATTGATGCGATGCCCTCCGTGGATAAAGGGGCAGCCTCTTGTGGAACCAATTCCGACACATCAGTgtctcccttttcttcttccgGTTCAGATCCTCTGGATCTAACTCATATACGTTTCAATAGATCTGAGCCTGAGAGCAATGCCCTCATTTGTCtaagaaaaaagaattacttGGCAGGAACCGATCTGGATTCTTCACATTTGATTCTTGTGACCTTTGCGCAAGTGGTGACCCAGGTCAAAAAAGTCACCATTCCAGGCATTCTGGTTCCTGATCTAATAGCATTTAATCTGAAAGCAAAGGTTGTAGCCGTGGCTTCCAATACTTGTAATACAATTTTTATCTATTCTGTCATTCCAGCGGTTATGCCAAACATCCAGCAAATTCAATTAGAGGGTAGTGAGAGACCAAAAGGCATATGTTTCTTGAcagataaattattattaattttgataGGAAAACAAAAATCCACTGATTCgacatttcttccttcttcaaaGTCTGATGAGTATGTCATTCGCTTGACTGTTAGAGAAGTAACGTTGAAAGAGGAGTTTCCAGTAACAGTGAGCGAAACCCAGAGTGGCTATACTACCCTCAGTGCTCTGTTAAATAAAGCAGAGAGGAAAAAGCCAATTGAGAGTCTTTCCCCAGATATGTGTCACCAAAACACAGGACTCTCGTTAACAGCTAATAGCAGTAGTCAAGGTGAAAGGCCTGGAAGtacttttattaaagaaatcgAACGCCCTCCATCCAGTGTATGTGATGATTCCATAGCCCTGGAAACTCTAGAGGCCGAGCCTGTTGACGGGTCAGCGACACTGCCCAAACCCAGCAGCACACCAGACTACACCAGCACCCTGGGCCCTCTTAATCTCCCTCCAAGAAAGAACTTACAGCGGGAAAAGGAAACTTGTCAGCTCTCTAAGGAACTGGAAATTTTATCTAGGAAACTGATGGAAGTACAGCGAAGTCTCTCTGAACTCACAGACTTCCTACACAATGGAAAGAAGTCCTCTCCAGTGTATCCGCTCTCTCAGGATCTGCCTTACGTCCACATCTCCTACCAG ACTCCCGCTGGATCCTTCTCTCTGCTGATAGTGAAGGCTTCATCCCATTAA